GACGGGCTCGCGGCGGCGCTCGACACGCTGCCGCGGTAGCGCTCTCGCTCGTCTCGCTGGCCACGCTGGAGGCCCGCTAGACTTCCCGGGACGCGGTCACGTCTCGCCACGTGGTCGCGTCACTGGAGGGTTGTCCGAGCGGCCGATGGAGCCTGTCTTGAAAACAGGTGGGCAGTGATGTCTCGTGGGTTCGAATCCCACACCCTCCGCCACGAGCTCTCCGAGACCGGTCGGCTCCTCAGCGCGACCGGACCGGGGCCGACGGGTGGTCGGCGTGGGCGGGTGACGCGTCCAGGTCGTCCTCGGTGACCACGAGCTCGGTCAGGGACAGTGCGTGACCGAGCACCTCGGCCAGGACGATCACCGCGCACCCCACGAAGACGTAGGTCCACCCGCCGAGTCGCCTCCGCAACGACCTGCTCGATCTCGACGGCATGTCGTGGCCTCTCGGTCGTGGTGCGCGGTCGGACGCACGCAGCTCGTGCCCGAAGTGATCGAACCACGATGCCCGCCGGAACGTCGCCGACGACGGGGCCGATGCGGAAAGTGCACGAGGGAAGACCCTCCGTCGGGTCGACGTCTCGCCCGGTCAGCCCCGGACGCTGAACGCCGCGAGTTCCGCGCGGGTGCGGGCCCCGTGCTTCCGGAGCAGGTTCGCCACGTGGTACTTCACCGTGTTCACGCTGATGCCGAGCCCCTCGGCGATCTCACGGTTCCCGACGCCGGTCGCCACGAGCCGCAGCACGTCGCGCTCCCGTGCGGTGAGGTCGGTGTCGTCCGGCACGTCGAGCGCGGTGGGGGAGGGGTCGAGGGGCAGCGCGATGTCGAGCGTCGAACCCCAACCAGGCGTCGAGTCCACCGCGAGGGTGCCGTCGAGGGCGACGACCCGCTCGGCGATGGGGCGCACGGCGTCGTCGTGGGCGTCGAGCGTGCCGGCACCGTCGTCGCGGAGCTGCATGAGGAGGTTCCGGCCGTCGCAGTCCCACTGGATGCGCACCCGCCGAGCCGCCCCGTCGTCGACGAGCGCGAGGACCGCGGTCCGGACGATCGCGCGGGCGCTGTGGGCGACGTCCCCGGGCAGGGCGCGGCCGGTGGCGGGTGGCTCGACGAACTGCACGTCGAGGTCGCCGAAGCGAACGAGCGGGCGGAGGTCGGCGCGGAGGCGTGAGAACGCGCCGGTCACGGGTTCGAGGAGGCTGCTGCGCTGTCGGTCGCTCGAGGTCCGCAGTTCGACGAGCGCGGCCGAGGCGATCTCGACGGCCTCGGCGCGGGCAGCAGCGTCGGAGAGCCTGTTCGAGCGGAGGGCGGCGAGCACGGACTCGAGCGTCAGCGCGTGCCGGTCCGCCGTCTCGGCGACGGTCCGGGCGTGCTCGGCGGCGGCCGTCCT
This is a stretch of genomic DNA from Curtobacterium sp. 458. It encodes these proteins:
- a CDS encoding LuxR C-terminal-related transcriptional regulator encodes the protein MHAPASRTAAAEHARTVAETADRHALTLESVLAALRSNRLSDAAARAEAVEIASAALVELRTSSDRQRSSLLEPVTGAFSRLRADLRPLVRFGDLDVQFVEPPATGRALPGDVAHSARAIVRTAVLALVDDGAARRVRIQWDCDGRNLLMQLRDDGAGTLDAHDDAVRPIAERVVALDGTLAVDSTPGWGSTLDIALPLDPSPTALDVPDDTDLTARERDVLRLVATGVGNREIAEGLGISVNTVKYHVANLLRKHGARTRAELAAFSVRG